One genomic window of Mesoplodon densirostris isolate mMesDen1 chromosome 14, mMesDen1 primary haplotype, whole genome shotgun sequence includes the following:
- the LOC132502105 gene encoding protein FAM170A-like: MDSVLLFHQKCFLQGIRRSHRDTTQPTAPLAQVQEKGETAPPSHCVSSSPSSPCKNDLHPDKEERGMKIYYMQVQVNKGVAVSWKTKKPLELPEKQLRIEEVTLPEDVCALATDTSSDVSTESLLSDSEPTGEEKEYEERAEPGSPSGSPAVEERPRAKTPDWMVTMETGFRCMACCRVFPTLEILQQHVKFGVLEGFSCRVFHLTMAQLRGNVESGSTPEEEGSVEPETTSEDEEDEEDEEDEEDEEDEEDEEDEKDEEDEEEKP, encoded by the coding sequence gaatACGGAGATCACATCGAGACACTACCCAGCCTACCgcacccctagcccaggttcaggaaaaaggggagaccgctcccccatcacactgtgtctcctcctcaccctcttcaccctgtaagaacgatctgcacccagacaaagaggaaaggggcatgaaaatatactacatgcaggtacaagtgaatAAGGGTgtagctgtctcctggaagacaaagaaacccttggagttgcctgaaaagcagctgaggatagaagaagtgacccttcctgaggatgtgTGTGCATTAGCCACTGACACCTCTTCTGATGTGTCcaccgaaagcctcctgtctgacagtgagcccactggggaggagaaagagtatgaggaaagggcagagccaggcagcccatcagggtcacctgccgtcgaggagagacccagggccaagacaccggactggatggtgaccatggagaccggcttcaggtgcatggcctgctgccgggtcttccccaccttggagatcctccagcagcacgtgaagttcggcgtcctggagggcttcagctgccgtgtctttcatctcaccatggcccagctgaggggcaatgtggaatccgggAGCACACCTGAGGAGGAGGGCAGTGTGGAACCCGAGACCACCTCTGAGGAtgaggaggatgaggaggatgaggaggacgaggaggacgaggaggacgaggaggacgaggaggacgagaaGGATGAGGAGGACGAGGAAGAGAAG